In Polaribacter sp. Hel_I_88, the following proteins share a genomic window:
- a CDS encoding RNA polymerase sigma factor, producing MVRKYKISDSTLVSEYIQGKEASLSILINRHQQRLFSFIYSKVKDRDITEDVFQDTFIKVIKTLKKGNYNEEGKFLPWVMRIAHNLVIDHFRKTKRMPKFNNTDDFNIFSVLGDDNLNAEKQLIQEQIFSDVRELVNELPDEQKEVLVMRMYKDMSFKEISENTGVSINTALGRMRYALINMRKLIDKHKIILVN from the coding sequence ATGGTGAGAAAATACAAAATTTCAGATAGTACTTTAGTAAGCGAATACATTCAAGGTAAGGAAGCTTCTTTAAGTATTTTAATTAACAGACATCAACAAAGATTATTCAGCTTTATATATAGTAAAGTAAAGGATAGAGATATTACAGAAGATGTTTTTCAAGACACTTTTATAAAAGTTATTAAAACCTTAAAAAAGGGCAATTATAACGAAGAAGGTAAGTTTTTGCCTTGGGTAATGAGAATTGCTCATAATTTGGTCATTGATCATTTTAGAAAAACGAAAAGAATGCCTAAATTTAATAATACAGATGATTTTAATATTTTTTCTGTTTTAGGTGATGATAATTTAAATGCTGAAAAACAATTAATCCAAGAACAAATATTTTCTGATGTTAGAGAACTTGTAAATGAATTACCAGACGAACAAAAAGAAGTTTTGGTAATGCGTATGTATAAAGATATGAGTTTTAAGGAAATTAGCGAAAACACTGGGGTTAGCATTAATACTGCTTTAGGTAGAATGCGTTATGCATTGATAAATATGCGTAAATTAATAGATAAACATAAAATTATTTTGGTGAATTAA
- a CDS encoding SDR family oxidoreductase produces the protein MENILVAGANGTTGKKIITLLESSQYFTPIAMVRKKEQQEQFEKRNIKTVLADLEEDVSQTTKNIDKVIFAAGSGGKKVKEVDENGAKKLIEASKNAKVKKFVMLSSMGADKPEEAEDLQEYLQAKHNADMYLRDSKLPFSIVRPGSLTDNQGKGKIELSEKLHKRGEISRDDVAQTLVRVLHDSAFVNETFEIIKGDTLIGKAIPN, from the coding sequence ATGGAAAATATATTAGTAGCAGGTGCAAATGGTACCACAGGAAAAAAAATAATAACACTTTTAGAATCATCACAATATTTTACGCCAATTGCAATGGTCCGTAAAAAAGAACAACAAGAACAATTTGAAAAAAGAAATATAAAAACAGTTTTAGCTGATTTAGAAGAAGATGTTTCGCAAACAACCAAAAATATTGATAAAGTAATTTTTGCAGCAGGTTCTGGAGGGAAAAAAGTAAAGGAAGTAGATGAAAATGGTGCTAAAAAATTAATTGAGGCTTCTAAAAACGCAAAGGTTAAAAAGTTTGTGATGTTAAGTTCAATGGGAGCAGATAAACCAGAAGAAGCTGAAGATTTACAAGAATATTTGCAAGCAAAACACAATGCAGATATGTATTTAAGAGACAGTAAATTGCCATTTTCTATTGTTAGACCAGGATCTTTAACAGATAATCAAGGAAAAGGAAAAATAGAACTTTCTGAAAAACTACATAAAAGAGGAGAAATTAGTAGAGATGATGTTGCTCAAACTTTAGTGAGAGTTTTACATGATTCCGCTTTTGTAAATGAAACTTTTGAAATTATCAAAGGAGATACTTTAATTGGGAAAGCGATTCCAAATTAA